A stretch of the Argentina anserina chromosome 6, drPotAnse1.1, whole genome shotgun sequence genome encodes the following:
- the LOC126798161 gene encoding calmodulin-interacting protein 111 yields MPSKGKKSSKPQSRLSNSDCFPSSAGSIDSEPNEVGFASSLEQASTKYPSLIAKSAFVAQLTDVDESSKGCKVWLSEPAMVANHFAPGSFVSVSLPCLNRRESFPLCSLADECARRFGVGACQQLDDEPGNYFALATIFPSAKVSKNGVRLSSNLSNTMGCPALGRTICIYSVQNTVRAGLLYDTEKRRCTKDCLSVSDCKELNLQLLHSNSRLTMKSTPTNISAEKSDYRPDNGVPASPKTPSNRSQLSFSYSSPSASPRREDSASSVITPDESFVESFNVEEVLGDDTSKRLLQTCATTWLCSRCLLRGNLVTIPVLSQNCLLRVISAKKLSDDKAIHGLFHESSVLVDEVNDAFLVKRETKVCFNLPSNQESKRTDLSMVQFKDATVNTADDSSRLGGLSKEYAVLKGIIISSSTDTLSRLGLRPAKGVLLHGPPGTGKTSLARLCARDAGVNFFSLNGPEVVSQYYGKSEQALREVFDSASQAAPSVVFIDELESIAPARKEGGEDLSLRMVATLLNLMDGISTTERVLVIAATNSPDNIEPALRRPGRLDREIELGVPSPRQRREILHVLVSEIEHRLSDVQVQELANATHGFVGSDLAALCNEAAFSSLRRYVSSKFPHGFTHRASNTYEDCSNSLMVSDCLKDTTDMSKDYSDTASSSITHLKVSSENWLSVDMKWTNQDNDIEEDLKVAYEDFKSARMKVRPSAMREVIVEVPKVNWEDVGGQTEVKNQLIEAVMWPQKHQDEFKRLGISPPTGVLMFGPPGCSKTLMARAVASEARLNFLSVKGPELYSKWVGESEKAVRSVFAKARANAPAIIFFDEIDGLAAIRGKENDGVSVSDRVISQLLVEMDGLQERVDVTVIAATNRPDKIDSALLRPGRFDRLLYVGPPDEIDREEIFRIHLNNMKCSDISRHDLARQTEGYTGADIRLICREAGLAAIEESLCRKESLDALEIKMQHLETAIRQVKPTKIQFYQELSGKFQRLVISNINPGNSY; encoded by the exons ATGCCTTCAAAGGGCAAGAAGAGTTCAAAGCCCCAATCGAGGCTATCCAACTCTGACTGCTTCCCCTCTTCTGCTGGGTCCATCGATTCCGAACCCAATGAAGTGGGTTTTGCCTCCTCTCTTGAACAAGCTTCCACCAAGTACCCTTCTCTCATTGCCAAATCAGCCTTCGTTGCCCAGCTCACCGATGTCGATGAGTCCTCCAAAGGCTGCAAGGTTTGGCTTTCTGAGCCTGCCATGGTTGCCAATCACTTCGCTCCTGGCTCCTTTGTTTCG GTGTCGTTACCGTGTTTGAATAGAAGAGAGAGCTTTCCTCTCTGCTCATTAGCAGATGAGTGTGCTAGGCGTTTTGGAGTTGGGGCTTGCCAACAGTTGGATGATGAACCTGGGAACTACTTTGCTCTTGCAACTATATTTCCTTCTGCTAAG GTTTCAAAGAACGGGGTACGATTATCTTCAAATCTTTCAAACACCATGGGTTGTCCTGCATTAGGCAGGACCATATGTATCTACTCCGTACAAAATACAGTCCGAGCTGGTCTTTTATATGATACAGAAAAACGCCGTTGTACCAAAGATTGCCTCTCAGTGTCCGACTGTAAGGAGTTAAATTTACAGCTACTCCATTCCAACAGCAGATTAACTATGAAAAGTACCCCTACAAACATTTCTGCTGAAAAGTCAGATTACCGGCCTGACAATGGAGTTCCTGCATCCCCTAAGACACCATCGAACCGATCACAACTTAGCTTTTCTTATAGCAGCCCATCAGCTTCACCTCGACGTGAGGACTCAGCATCAAGTGTAATCACTCCAGATGAGTCATTTGTTGAATCTTTTAATGTTGAAGAGGTTCTTGGGGATGACACTTCAAAAAGACTTCTTCAGACATGTGCTACTACGTGGTTGTGTTCTCGTTGTTTACTTCGTGGAAATCTAGTGACTATTCCGGTGCTTTCACAAAATTGTTTACTTCGAGTCATCAGTGCAAAGAAATTATCTGATGATAAAGCTATTCAtggtttgtttcatgagtccTCTGTGTTAGTGGACGAAGTAAATGATGCTTTTCTAGTGAAGCGGGAAACAAAAGTATGCTTTAATTTGCCATCAAACCAGGAATCTAAAAGAACAGATCTTTCTATGGTGCAATTTAAGGATGCTACAGTTAATACAGCAGATGACTCATCAAGATTGGGTGGTCTGTCAAAAGAATATGCAGTTTTGAAGGGCATCATAATATCATCATCTACGGATACCTTGTCACG TCTTGGTTTACGACCTGCAAAAGGAGTGCTTCTTCATGGTCCACCTGGTACGGGAAAGACTTCTTTGGCTCGATTATGTGCCCGTGATGCTGGTGTCAACTTTTTCTCTCTCAATGGACCTGAAGTTGTGAGTCAGTACTATGGAAAAAGTGAGCAAGCTTTACGTGAAGTTTTTGACTCAGCTAGCCAAGCTGCACCTTCTGTG GTTTTCATTGATGAGTTGGAATCAATTGCACCTGCAAGGAAAGAGGGAGGTGAAGACCTATCTCTGAGAATGGTTGCCActctgttgaatttgatggATGGGATTAGTACAACTGAAAGAGTTCTTGTGATTGCTGCTACCAACAGCCCTGATAATATTGAGCCTGCACTCAGACGACCTGGAAGACTTGACAGGGAAATTGAACTAG GGGTGCCATCTCCCAGGCAACGGCGTGAGATTCTACATGTTCTTGTCAGTGAAATTGAACACCGTCTTTCAGATGTGCAAGTCCAAGAACTTGCTAATGCTACACATGGTTTTGTAGGCTCTGATCTAGCTGCCCTTTGCAATGAGGCAGCGTTCAGTTCTCTCAGGCGTTATGTCAGTTCTAAATTCCCACATGGTTTCACGCATAGAGCATCTAATACTTATGAAGATTGTTCTAACAGTCTAATGGTATCTGATTGCCTAAAAGATACAACAGACATGTCAAAAGATTACTCAGATACCGCATCTTCATCTATCACACATTTGAAGGTTTCTTCAGAGAATTGGTTGTCTGTGGATATGAAATGGACAAATCAAGATAATGACATTGAAGAAGACTTAAAAGTGGCTTATGAAGATTTTAAAAGTGCCAGGATGAAAGTGAGACCCAGTGCTATGCGAGAG GTAATTGTTGAGGTCCCGAAGGTTAATTGGGAAGATGTTGGTGGTCAAACAGAGGTGAAGAATCAATTGATAGAAGCTGTAATGTGGCCCCAAAAGCACCAGGATGAATTCAAACGTTTAGGGATTTCTCCGCCAACAGGGGTCCTTATGTTTGGTCCTCCTGGTTGCAGCAAAACCCTCATGGCTCGTGCTGTAGCTTCTGAGGCACGGCTGAATTTCCTTTCTGTGAAGGGTCCAGAACTTTATAGCAAATGGGTTGGTGAATCTGAGAAGGCTGTGAGATCAGTGTTTGCAAAGGCAAGGGCTAATGCCCCAGCAATCATATTCTTTGATGAAATTGACGGTCTTGCTGCCATTCGTGGGAAGGAAAATGATGGAGTTTCTGTTTCAGATAGGGTCATAAGTCAACTTCTTGTCGAAATGGATG GTTTGCAAGAAAGAGTTGACGTCACTGTTATTGCTGCTACAAATCGGCCTGACAAGATTGATAGTGCGCTTCTAAGAccag GGCGGTTTGATCGGTTGCTATATGTGGGACCCCCGGATGAGATTGATCGTGAAGAAATATTTCGTATCCATTTGAACAATATGAAATGcagcgatattagcagacatGATCTCGCTCGCCAGACGGAAGGCTACACAGGTGCTGATATAAGATTAATCTGTCGAGAAGCAGGTCTTGCAGCTATTGAG GAGAGTTTATGCCGTAAGGAGAGCCTTGATGCCTTAGAAATTAAAATGCAGCATTTAGAGACTGCAATTAGACAAGTGAAGCCAACAAAAATTCAGTTTTACCAAGAGCTATCTGGAAAGTTTCAAAGACTCGTTATTTCTAATATAAACCCAGGAAATTCTTATTAG
- the LOC126797145 gene encoding agamous-like MADS-box protein AGL61: MAMQTKRQFQGRQKIAMTKIPNRSHLQVTFSKRCAGLFKKASELCTLCGVEIAIVVFSPSNKPFSFGHPSIKILIDRFLTPSLSSFPISTHPALPPRKASVEHELNMQLTTTQGRLEAEKKRGEELGKMIKDSEQSSHCWWENPIEELGLDELEMLKAALEELKMNVTEQVHKMNGPATFSVPFSVMNRDHHLSERKFSEINGCHGSMIPHCAYGHGSFL, from the coding sequence ATGGCAATGCAGACCAAGAGACAGTTTCAGGGTCGCCAAAAGATAGCAATGACCAAAATTCCTAACAGGAGTCATTTACAAGTCACATTCTCGAAACGCTGTGCAGGTCTTTTCAAGAAGGCTAGTGAGCTCTGCACACTTTGTGGAGTTGAGATTGCAATAGTAGTCTTTTCTCCTTCCAACAAACCCTTCTCTTTTGGCCACCCTAGCATTAAGATCCTCATCGACCGCTTTCTCACTCCAAGTCTTTCATCATTTCCCATTAGTACTCATCCAGCTCTTCCCCCCAGGAAGGCTAGTGTTGAACATGAGCTGAACATGCAGCTAACCACGACGCAAGGTCGTCTGGAGGCTGAGAAAAAGCGAGGAGAAGAGCTCGGCAAGATGATTAAAGACAGTGAGCAGTCGAGTCATTGTTGGTGGGAGAATCCAATTGAGGAACTTGGATTGGATGAGCTAGAGATGTTGAAGGCTGCATTGGAGGAGCTCAAGATGAATGTGACAGAACAAGTCCACAAAATGAATGGCCCTGCCACATTTTCAGTACCATTCTCTGTGATGAATCGTGATCATCATCTTTCTGAGAGAAAGTTTTCTGAGATTAATGGATGTCATGGTTCCATGATCCCTCATTGTGCCTACGGACATGGTTCTTTCCTTTGA
- the LOC126799971 gene encoding agamous-like MADS-box protein AGL61, with protein MMKKSKKHSLGRQKIAIAKIPKRSNLQVTFSKRCSGLFKKASELCTLCGVEIVIIIFSPANKPFSFGQPSVESIIDRFLNPYPSSFSSSTQQAQYCREFSVEHKLNMQLTQTQGHLEAEKQRGEVIDKMREDSERSSQCWWEKSIEELGLDELHILKAALEELKKNVTEEVHQMNDPCNSSVPFLMMNGIQTDHHLSDRNFFEPNGSDGIMIPPSAAYSFGHGHGFF; from the coding sequence ATGATGAAGAAGAGCAAGAAGCATAGCCTGGGTCGCCAAAAAATtgcaattgccaaaatacCAAAGAGAAGTAACTTACAAGTCACATTCTCAAAACGTTGTTCAGGACTTTTCAAAAAGGCTAGTGAGCTCTGCACACTCTGTGGAGTTGAGATTGTGATCATAATTTTCTCACCGGCTAACAAGCCATTCTCTTTTGGCCAACCTAGTGTTGAGAGCATTATCGACCGCTTTCTTAATCCATACCCATCATCATTCTCTAGTTCTACACAACAAGCTCAATACTGTCGGGAGTTTAGTGTTGAACATAAGCTAAATATGCAGTTAACGCAGACTCAAGGTCACTTGGAGGCTGAGAAACAGCGAGGAGAAGTGATTGACAAGATGAGGGAGGACAGTGAGAGATCAAGCCAGTGTTGGTGGGAAAAATCCATTGAGGAACTTGGATTGGATGAGCTCCACATATTGAAGGCTGCACTGGAGGAGCTGAAGAAGAATGTGACTGAAGAAGTGCATCAAATGAATGACCCTTGCAATTCTTCAGTACCATTCTTAATGATGAATGGTATTCAAACAGATCATCATCTTTCtgatagaaatttttttgaacCTAATGGATCAGATGGTATAATGATCCCTCCTAGTGCGGCCTATAGCTTTGGTCATGGACATGGTTTTTTCtaa